A segment of the Streptomyces sp. L2 genome:
CGGGCCTCGCTGAAGGAGTCGGTGCGGGGGGCCACCGGCACCCTGGAGATCCGCGGCGCGAACCGGCACAACCTCCAGGACGTCGACGTCGACGTCCCGCTCGGGGTGCTGTGCGTGGTCACCGGAGTCGCCGGCTCCGGCAAGAGCTCGCTGATCCACGGGTCCGTTCCCGCCGCCGCGGGCGTGGTCTCGGTCGACCAGACGCCGATCCGCGGCTCGCGGCGCAGCAATCCGGCGACGTACACCGGACTGCTCGAACCGATCCGCAAGGCGTTCGCCAAGGCCAACGGCGTCAAGCCCGCCCTGTTCAGCGCCAACTCCGAGGGCGCCTGCCCGACCTGCAACGGCGCCGGGGTCGTCTACACCGACCTGGCGATCATGGCCGGCGTCGCCACGACCTGCGAGGACTGCGACGGCAAGCGGTTCCAGGCGTCCGTCCTGGAGTACCACCTCGGCGGCCGGGACATCAGCGAGGTGCTCGCGATGTCGGTGACCGAGGCCGAGGAGTTCTTCGGCACCGGGGACGCGCGTACCCCGGCCGCGCACAAGATCCTCGAACGGCTCACCGACGTCGGCCTCGGCTACCTCACCCTCGGCCAGCCGCTCACCACCCTGTCCGGTGGCGAACGGCAGCGGCTGAAGCTGGCCACGCACATGGGAGACAAGGGCGGCGACCGGTCCGTCTACGTACTCGACGAGCCGACCACCGGTCTCCACCTCGCCGACGTCGAGCAACTCCTCGGACTGCTCGACCGGTTGGTGGACTCCGGCAAGTCCGTCGTCGTCATCGAGCACCACCAGGCGGTCATGGCCCACGCCGACTGGATCATCGACCTCGGTCCCGGCGCCGGCCACGACGGCGGCCGCGTCGTCTTCGAGGGCACCCCGTCCGAGCTGGTCGACGCCCGGTCGACGCTGACGGGGGAGCACCTGGCGAAGTACGTGGGCCGCTGACCAATCCGCCCGTCCTGCGGCGGGCGCGCGTGAGGGGACCTGTCCGTACGAGACTGGACCTGTCCCCTCAGCCAGGGAGGCGGGCCCGTGCCCGAGCTGCCCGACGTGGAAGGATTCCGGCAGGTGCTGGAGTCCTGTGCGCGGCGCAGGGTGATCCGGCGGGTCGAGGTGCGCGACACGGGCGTACTGCACGGGGTGAGCGCGCGGCGGCTGCGCGACGCACTGGAGGGCAGGCGTTTCGCCGCCCCCGAACGGCACGGCAAGTGGCTGCTCGCCCGGACCACGGCGGGCGGCCCCACCGTCCTGCTGCACTTCGGCATGACTGGCCTCCTGTTGTGCCGCCACCCCGACGACCCGCCCGAGCCGCACGACCGCGTCCTGTTCACCGTGGGCGCCGACCGCCGGCTCCACTACCGAGACCAGCGCAAACTCCGCGGCCTGTGGCTGGCCGACGACGAGAGCGCCGTAGACCGGCTGCTCGCGGACCAGGGGCCCGACGCGCTGGCGGTGGACCGGGCGGCGTTCGAGGCCGCCCTCACCACGCACCGGGGCGGGATCAAGAGCGTGCTCACCGACCAGCACGTCCTGGCGGGCTCGGCAATCTGCTCGCCGACGAGATCCTGTGGCGTGCCGGGCTGCGCCCGACCCGTTCCGCGCGGGACCTCACCGAGGCCGAACTCCGGAGCCTGTTCACCCACATGCGCCGCACCCTGCGCTCCGCGGTCGCCGCGGGCCGGGTCCCGCCCCGCGACGCCTGGCTCACCGGCCACCGCGACGAGCCCAGCCCGGTCTGCCCGCGCTGCGGCTCCCTCCTGAACAGGTCGAGGGTGGGCGGCCGCGGCACGGTGTGGTGCCCGCGCTGCCAGCGGGACGGGGGCTGAGGCTATGGCCGACCGGACCGGGCCCGCTTTTCGCTCCCGCTCCCGCTCGCGCTTTGGCTCTCGCTCTCGCTCAGCCCACGCACAGGACGAGCAGGCAGAGCTGCTGGTGCTGGGGCTGAGTGGCCGGGTCCGACGTGGTCGAGGTGCTCGACGTGGTGGTCGTCGGCGAGGTGCCCGAGTCCGTGCCGCTGGTGGGTGCGGGGGCGGGGGCGGGCGCCTGGACGGGAGTCGTGACAGACGTCGTACCCGCGCTGTTCGTGGTGTTCGTCGTACCCGTGGGCGTGGTGGGGGGCGTGCCCGCGTGTCCGGAGGCGGTGCCGTCCGAGGACGACGCGGCGGTGTACGACTGCGGTGCCGACAGCGTCGCCGTGTGGACCTGGGTGGCGGTGGCGGTGCCGGTGCCGGGTTGGCCACCGGGTGCCGTACGCACGGATGCGGTCGCGTAGTGCGCGGAGGTGTGGCCGGAGTCGGACGCCGACTGGGTGTGCGCCGTCGGTACGGAGCGCTGGGTGTCGGGACGCGGTGAGGTCGGCAGGACGTCGTCCTGCGCCGACTGTCCCGCGCCGGGGTTCTTCGGACCGGCCGCCGCCTGCGCGCGGTCGCCGGAGTGCCGGTCCATCGAGGCCAGGGTCAGCCCGCCGCCGACGAGCGCGACGGCCGTCGCGACCACGGCCCGGCGCTGGGTCTTCTTCCATCGGGCCCGCTGCCGGCGCCGTGCGGCCCGCCCTCGCGTCGCCACCGGAACGGCCTCGAGATCGACGTCGCCATCGCCATCGCCGTGGTCATTGCCATGGTCATGGCCGCCGGCGTCCCACGTGTCGGGGGCGACGGGCGACGGCCTCTCCGCCGGCGCCATCATCTCCGTGAGGGGGAAGGCGGCGGGGCCGGGTGTGAAGTCGTAGGAGCCGTAGGAGCCGTTGGAGTCGTAGGGGGCCGCGGGGACGAAGCCGGAAGCGGCGGCCGGGGTGGTGCTGGGGGCGATGTCGGGTGCGTACGCACCGCACCCGGGGCACACCAGGGCGCCGTTGAGATGCCGACGACACGAGGAGCAGTAGTCCATCTGCGGTCTTCCTGACTTGGCACGCCGTCGACCCCCCGGGCCGCGGCCCGGTCACGTTCGCACGCGGGATCGAGCAGCCAGTAACGGTAACGATGCTTTCGAAAGACTGTGTGCAGCCGATGTGAGGCTCCTGCGGGGGTTCCCGGGCGAGGGTGCGTCGCCGGCCCGGCCGTCCTGTTTCATCGGCTTGTGGGCGTGACCTGGCTGCCGCCCGCCGAGACCCACGGGGGTATGCGTCCCCCGGGAACAGTCCCCGTAGCCGCTCCACAGAAGGACCCGCTGTGACCCCCAGCCCGACCGGAATCGACCGCCTCCCGGTGTACGAGAGCCTGATACGCGAACTCGGCGACGCCGTGGCGGAAGCCCGCGTGGTGGCCGAACAGACCCAGCACCACATGACCCTGGCCCTCACCTGGCCCGGCCCGCCCCACCCGGAGCCCCGGTTCGACCACGCGTGACGTACGAGGCGCGCCCCCCTCGTACCCTGTCCCCGTGTCGTCCTCCCGTCTGCACCGCGTCGCCGTTCTGGTGCTGGAGGGTGCGAAACCGCTCGACGTCGGTATCCCGGCGCAGGTGTTCACGACCCGCGCGAGCATGCCGTACGAGGTGCGGGTGTGCGGGGCGGCACCCGGTCTCGTGACCGGCGGCGACGGTCTGTCGTACTCCGTCGCCCATGGGCTCGACGCCCTCGACTGGGCCGACGTCGTCTTCATCCCCGGCTACCGGTTCCCGGACCGCGACGACCCGCCGCGGGCCGTCGTCGACGCGCTGCTCGCGGCCCACGCCCGGGGCACGCGGCTCGCCGCCATCTCGACGGGCGCCTTCGCGCTCGCCGCGACGGGCCTGCTCGACGGCAGACGGGCCACGACGCACTGGCACTACTCACGGGCGCTCGCGGCGAAGCACCCGCGTGTCCAGGTCGACGAGAACGTGCTGTTCGTCGACGAGGGCAGCGTGCTGACCTCGGCCGGGGCCGCCTCGGGCATCGACCTGTGCCTGCACATCCTGCGCGGCGACCTCGGAGTGGCCGCGTCCAACCACGCGGCCCGGCGCCTGGTCGCGGCCCCCTACCGCAGCGGCGGTCAGGCGCAGTACGTGCCGCGCAGCGTGCCCGAGCCGCTCGGCGAACGGTTCGCCGCCACCCGCGAGTGGGCGCTGCACCGGCTCCACGCACCTCTCACCCTGGAGATCCTCGCCGGGCACGCGGCGGTCTCGCCGCGCACCTTCTCGCGCCGCTTCGCCGAGGACACCGGGTACACGCCGATGCAGTGGGTCATGCGCGCCCGCATCGACCTGGCCCGTGAACTGCTCGAACGTTCGGAACGGAGCGTGGAGCAGATCGCCGCCGACGTCGGCCTGGGCACCGGCGCGAACCTGCGGCTGCACTTCCAGCGCATCCTCGGCACCACACCGAGCGAGTACCGCCGCACGTTCACCCGGGGCGAGTAGCCCCCGACGGACCCGGCCGCCGTTTACGCGAGGGCGAGACGACACGACGGCGAGACGACACGACGGCGAGACGACGCGAGGGCGAGACGACGGGATGGCGCGATCCTTGCGAACCATGGCGATCGCGCCGCTGTCCGGGGCGGAGGCCGCGCGCGAGGCTGGTGGGGAACCGAAGGGGATGACACCACTCATGACTCGTAAGACTCGCATCGCGATCAACGGATTCGGCCGCATCGGACGCAACGTGCTGCGCGCCCTGCTCGAACGCGACACCGACCTCGACATCGTCGCCGTCAACGACCTCACGGAGCCCGCCACCCTCGCCCGGCTGCTCGCCTACGACACGACGGCCGGCCGGCTCGGTCGCCCGGTGACCGTCGACGGGGACGTCCTCGTCGTCGACGGCCGCCGCATCAAGGTGCTCGCCGAGCGCGAGCCGGCCCGCCTGCCGTGGGCCGAACTCGGCGTCGACATCGCCCTGGAGGCCACCGGCCGCTTCACCTCGGCCAAGGCCGCCCGCGCCCACCTCGACGCGGGTGCGCGCAAGGTCCTCGTCAGCGCGCCCTCGGACGGCGCCGACGTCACGCTCGCGTACGGCGTCAACACCGACGCGTACGACCCGGACGTGCACACGATCGTCTCGAACGCCTCCTGCACGACCAACGCGCTCGCCCCGCTGGCCGCGGTCCTCGACGAACTCGCCGGCATCGAGCACGGCTTCATGACGACGGTGCACGCCTATACGCAGGAGCAGAACCTCCAGGACGGCCCGCACCGCGACGCCCGCCGCGCCCGCGCCGCCGCCGTCAACATCGTGCCGACCACGACGGGCGCCGCCAAGGCGATCGGCCTGGTCCTGCCGAACCTCGACGGCAAGCTGTCGGGCGACTCGATCCGGGTGCCGGTCCCGGTGGGCTCGATCGTCGAACTCAACACGACCGTCGCCCGCGACGTCACCCGCGACGAGGTGCTCGCGGCGTACCGCGCCGCGGCGGAGGGCCCGCTCGCCGGCGTCCTCGAATACTCCGACGACCCGCTCGTCTCCGCCGACATCACGGGCAACCCGGCCTCCTCGATCTTCGACTCGGCCCTCACCCGCGTCGACGGCCGCCACATCAAGGTGGTCGCCTGGTACGACAACGAATGGGGCTTCTCGAACCGGGTGATCGACACCTTGGAACTCCTCACCACCCGCTGAGGCCCGTATCCCCGGTTGGTCAGAACCTCAGAACCTCAGAACCTCAGGACCTCGCGGTCGAGTGGGTACTGCGCGCGGTGACGGCCGTCGTACGGGGAGGGTGTGATCGGCAGGACGCCTGTGGGCTGCAGGCCCAGGTTGTCGTCCCAGATCCGCGGTTGGACGTGTCCGAGGACGCGGAACTGCCGGAAGGTGAACGGCGGGCTGTCGGTCGGGAAGAACTCGGCCGTGGTCATCACCTGGAAGTGCAGGTGCGGCGTGGTGGAGTTGCCGCTGTTGCCGATCAGGCCGAGGACCTGGCCGGCTCGGACGCGCTCGCCCTCCCGGACGGTGAGCGAGCCGGGTGTCAGGTGGGCGTAGAGCAGGTAGCGGCCCGGTGCGACTTCCAGGGTGACGTGGTTGCCGACCGTGTCCTCGATGGGCGGGACGGGCGGCGTGGCGGGCGGCGGGTTGTCCGCGATCCCGTCCTGGACCTCCACCACTCTGCCGCCGGCCGCGGCCACGACCGGCTGACGGTAGCTCAGGTAACTGGTGAGCTGTCCGGGATCGCCTGCCCAGGTCTGCCCGTGCTCGCCGACCCGGTACCAGTCGATCGCGAAGCGCTGCGGCACGTCGAAACGACCGTTGATCGGGGCGAGTCCGCGCCGGTGGTGGGTGTTGCCGCAGCACGACTCGCTCGCGTACCAGGTTCCGGAGCGGACCGGCGGGCTCAGGTTCAGCGGCGCGACGCCGGAGGTCGGCGTGGCCTGCACCGTCTCGTCGAAGGCGGAGGACCCGGATGCGGCCAGGACGGCACCCGAGAGATGGTGTTCGAGGACCCTGGGCACCCGCTGACCGCGGTCAAGGGTCAGGTCGAGCCAGATGATCCACTCCTGGGAGCCCTGGATGACGGTCGGTGTCGGCGGCGGGGGCGCCGGGGTGTACCCGTCCGCACCCGGCAGGGGGTCGCCCACCGGATTGGCGGCCCCTGCCAGCGCCTCCCCGCTCAGCGAGCCGACGACCCGGTGCGTGCGGGCGTCTCGGACATCGACACGATCGAGCCGCAACGGCACGCTGGTGGGCAGTGCGCTCGTGGTGAGCAACTCGTACGACAGGTGCGTCTTGC
Coding sequences within it:
- a CDS encoding helix-turn-helix domain-containing protein, giving the protein MSSSRLHRVAVLVLEGAKPLDVGIPAQVFTTRASMPYEVRVCGAAPGLVTGGDGLSYSVAHGLDALDWADVVFIPGYRFPDRDDPPRAVVDALLAAHARGTRLAAISTGAFALAATGLLDGRRATTHWHYSRALAAKHPRVQVDENVLFVDEGSVLTSAGAASGIDLCLHILRGDLGVAASNHAARRLVAAPYRSGGQAQYVPRSVPEPLGERFAATREWALHRLHAPLTLEILAGHAAVSPRTFSRRFAEDTGYTPMQWVMRARIDLARELLERSERSVEQIAADVGLGTGANLRLHFQRILGTTPSEYRRTFTRGE
- the gap gene encoding type I glyceraldehyde-3-phosphate dehydrogenase, translating into MTRKTRIAINGFGRIGRNVLRALLERDTDLDIVAVNDLTEPATLARLLAYDTTAGRLGRPVTVDGDVLVVDGRRIKVLAEREPARLPWAELGVDIALEATGRFTSAKAARAHLDAGARKVLVSAPSDGADVTLAYGVNTDAYDPDVHTIVSNASCTTNALAPLAAVLDELAGIEHGFMTTVHAYTQEQNLQDGPHRDARRARAAAVNIVPTTTGAAKAIGLVLPNLDGKLSGDSIRVPVPVGSIVELNTTVARDVTRDEVLAAYRAAAEGPLAGVLEYSDDPLVSADITGNPASSIFDSALTRVDGRHIKVVAWYDNEWGFSNRVIDTLELLTTR
- a CDS encoding M23 family metallopeptidase; its protein translation is MAERDSRKRTGRGPLLRGLAAAVLAAAGMLVVSAGPGHATGMTGAAAAAPAAQFTPLTAAVMTEPTPFVATDGKTHLSYELLTTSALPTSVPLRLDRVDVRDARTHRVVGSLSGEALAGAANPVGDPLPGADGYTPAPPPPTPTVIQGSQEWIIWLDLTLDRGQRVPRVLEHHLSGAVLAASGSSAFDETVQATPTSGVAPLNLSPPVRSGTWYASESCCGNTHHRRGLAPINGRFDVPQRFAIDWYRVGEHGQTWAGDPGQLTSYLSYRQPVVAAAGGRVVEVQDGIADNPPPATPPVPPIEDTVGNHVTLEVAPGRYLLYAHLTPGSLTVREGERVRAGQVLGLIGNSGNSTTPHLHFQVMTTAEFFPTDSPPFTFRQFRVLGHVQPRIWDDNLGLQPTGVLPITPSPYDGRHRAQYPLDREVLRF